One part of the Solea solea chromosome 16, fSolSol10.1, whole genome shotgun sequence genome encodes these proteins:
- the LOC131475327 gene encoding zinc finger CCCH domain-containing protein 7B-like isoform X1: protein MLHRRAAGGAWTGNVDSMDPARLKRKQEIGKALAFIQSSLAYPEPEHYQDFLTHLVRNLLDEGNVFFKDGEWEQAVRQFTEGLNVSHYAMEEAILIPEALLESLYVNRATAFHSMGEYDRGVQDCDQALALCKESHRALYRKALCLKELGRYKEAYNCTTDCLLITRLDDRFTEGERVIMEDKDVNELAQELAVHLGLKNRKPYISTTDHVHVTRGVTNRNTTTDANKVSDANLGNGINPLSSLAPVSFPSKPESTIPSISRSCHQPAVPSVPHRVDIVEDSELMGDDLDSLLDCFSTQQETTETHHTDATLSDPGRTSADTHTVPAILPAPTPQLPPAFFNSAISQLNSLDSFSGGGHSTTTAALDILDDSSTLQGLDVLDDFAGVDAAVPNVGLTSTALETLNGLDCLDEFLDTTPIAAATEEVNKIKTDLDVKNKCLSDSLDDIEPVFNLAAHSSDVLVFGVKAVVQLDSLDVLDSFCSVKDVGAVLPGVIGGTGLDSLSDFSTPGSHTAVAPVAHSPKNNYKEKKTKAGAAGSNPMSSTHEFLQACSLCFPREGQGIYSYVHKPDLVHSCERDILLCRRKEGHPSEWTRVRPIPPCTSFKGPFVLCRELLSSGDLGVCKYGENCTFAYNQLEIDIWTEERIGRLDRNLLFETTAVKLDPTNSIIRLLQEHKGTFIFLCQECYDNKPRIISKRCRDNRTVCSNLDARHTFDANKCLAFVVRTHNVNYRKVRPLSVLCHLDLCYKAMRYGCQREDNCHHAHSIIELKTWRVQQDTGISPEEIVKVAIQHYEKQEQNSSKQKCNRLFLGSGNSKQKGGGGGGARKSLNMKLKLACAQCWRDGQISEADKALKYCTAKARHTWTKDRRVLLVWSLERSKWLPVRPLPHAKNFPFHYDMCGQILAKKKCNFTGNCTFAHSQEEREMWTYMKNNNLPEIQQVYDMWLTTSTQNRHADEATLTQPIPEEKYIVMPTDYAELMSGFHCRLCGRHSNSERQWQQHISTEKHKARVFSCEGEDEALTWSYRFPGKYFELCPKMNGRCPDGVSCDYAHSPEELQEWNDRRDFLRQKLAKAREDMLVMPDDFDFGNYNFLLQD, encoded by the exons ATGCTGCACCGACGTGCCGCCGGAGGAGCGTGGACAGGCAATGTTGACAG CATGGACCCTGCCAGACTCAAACGCAAGCAGGAGATAGGCAAAGCTCTTGCGTTTATACA GTCTTCCCTGGCTTATCCAGAGCCGGAGCACTACCAG GATTTCCTGACCCACTTGGTGCGCAACCTGCTTGATGAGGGCAACGTCTTTTTCAAAGATGGAGAGTGGGAGCAGGCAGTGAGACAGTTCACCGAAGGCCTGAACGTCTCGCACTACGCTATGGAGGAAGCCATCCTCATCCCAGAGGCTTTGCTGGAGAGCCTTTATGTCAACCGGGCTACTGCTTTCCACAGCATG GGGGAATATGATCGTGGCGTGCAGGACTGTGACCAAGCTCTTGCGTTGTGTAAGGAAAGCCACAGAGCTCTGTACAGGAAGGCACTCTGTTTGAAGGAGCTTGGGAGGTACAAGGAAGCCTACAACTGCACCACAGACTGTCTCCTTATCACTCGACtg GATGACCGCTTCACTGAGGGAGAGCGTGTGATAATGG AGGACAAAGATGTGAATGAGCTGGCACAGGAGCTCGCCGTCCACCTGGGACTTAAGAACAGAAAGCCATATATCAGCACTACT GACCATGTACATGTGACGAGAGGTGTCACCAACAGAAACACGACCACTGACGCTAACAAG GTGTCTGATGCTAATTTAGGAAATGGTATCAATCCTCTGAGCAGCCTTGCACCAG TCAGCTTTCCCAGCAAGCCTGAGTCCACCATTCCCTCCATATCTCGCAGCTGCCACCAACCCGCTGTCCCCTCAGTGCCTCACAGAGTGGACATTGTGGAAGACTCTGAGCTGATGGGAGATGACTTGGACAGCCTGCTTGACTGCTTTTCCACCCAACAGGAGACAACTGAG ACTCACCACACTGACGCAACGCTCTCAGATCCCGGCAGAACAtccgctgacacacacacagttcctgcGATCCTGCCTGCTCCAACACCACAGCTCCCCCCGGCCTTCTTTAACTCAGCCATCAGCCAGCTCAACTCCCTGGATTCTTTTTCAGGTGGCGGCCATAGCACCACCACAGCAGCACTGGACATCCTGGACGACAGCTCAACCTTGCAGGGACTGGACGTCTTAGACGACTTTGCTGGAGTCGATGCAGCTGTGCCAAATGTGGGACTGACCTCTACGGCACTGGAAACCCTCAATGGCCTTGATTGTCTTGACGAATTTTTGGATACAACGCCCATTGCTGCTGCTACTGAGGAAGTgaataaaatcaaaacagaCTTGGATGTGAAGAACAAGTGCCTTAGTGATTCACTCGATGACATAGAGCCTGTGTTTAATCTGGCTGCTCATAGTAGTGATGTCTTAGTGTTTGGTGTAAAAGCAGTGGTCCAGCTTGACTCCCTCGATGTCCTCGACTCGTTTTGCTCAGTGAAAGATGTTGGGGCGGTTTTACCAGGTGTCATTGGAGGAACAGGCCTGGACTCGCTCTCTGATTTCAGCACGCCTG GCTCTCACACAGCTGTAGCCCCAGTTGCACATTCTCCAAAGAATAACTATAAA gagaagaaaaccAAAGCAGGGGCAGCAGGTTCTAACCCTATGTCCTCCACCCACGAGTTCCTGCAGGCCTGCTCGCTCTGTTTCCCTCGAGAAG gTCAAGGGATCTATTCATACGTTCACAAACCAGACCTGGTTCACAGCTGCGAGCGAGACATTCTGTTATGTAGACGAAAGGAAGGTCATCCTTCAGAGTGGACCCGAGTGAGACCAATTCCTCCTTGCACATCCTTTAAAGGGCCCTTTGTCCTTTGCCGGG AGCTGCTGAGTTCGGGGGATTTGGGTGTGTGCAAGTATGGAGAGAATTGTACATTTGCCTACAACCAGCTGGAGATCGACATTTGGACAGAAGAGCGTATAGGGAGGCTGGACAGAAACCTTTTGTTTGAAACAACAGCTGTCAAACTGGATCCCACAAACAGCATCATACGCCTTCTTCAGGAACACAAGGGCACATTCATCTTCCTCTGTCAG gAGTGTTACGACAATAAACCTAGAATCATCAGTAAACGCTGCAGAGACAATCGCACTGTCTGCTCTAACCTGGATGCTCGTCACACTTTTGATGCCAATAA ATGCTTGGCTTTCGTGGTGAGGACCCACAATGTGAACTACAGGAAGGTCCGTCCACTGAGTGTCCTGTGTCATTTGGATTTGTGCTACAAAGCCATGCGGTACGGCTGCCAGAGAGAAGACAACTGCCACCATGCCCACTCCATCATAGAGCTCAAAACATGGAGAGTGCAGCAAGACACAG GTATTAGCCCTGAGGAAATCGTGAAAGTAGCCATACAGCATTACGAGAAGCAGGAGCAAAACTCAAGCAAGCAGAAGTGCAATAGA TTGTTTTTGGGAAGTGGAAATAGCAaacagaaaggaggaggaggtggaggagccaGAAAAAGTCTGAACATGAAGTTGAAGCTGGCATGTGCCCAGTGCTGGCGGGATGGCCAGATCAGTGAAGCAGATAAAGCCCTCAAGTACTGCACTGCTAAGGCCAGGCATac gtggACTAAAGACAGACGTGTGCTGCTGGTTTGGTCTTTAGAGAGAAGCAAATGGCTTCCTGTGCGGCCATTGCCTCATGCAAAGAACTTCCCTTTCCATTATGAT atgtGTGGCCAGATTTTagcaaaaaagaaatgtaacttCACTGGGAACTGCACCTTTGCTCACAgccaagaggagagagagatgtggaCGTATATGAAGAATAATAACT TGCCAGAAATCCAGCAGGTTTATGACATGTGGCTGACAACATCCACTCAAAACCGTCATGCAGATGAAGCCACACTCACCCAGCCCATCCCAGAAGAGAAATATATTGTCATGCCAACTGACTATGCTGAACTGATG AGTGGATTCCACTGCCGTCTGTGTGGCAGACACAGTAACAGTGAgcggcagtggcagcagcacatCTCCACTGAGAAGCACAAGGCAAGAGTGTTCAGCTGTGAAGGAGAAGATGAGGCCCTGACATGGAGCTACCGCTTCCCTGGAAAATACTTTGAACTCTGCCCCAA GATGAACGGCCGCTGTCCGGACGGCGTGAGCTGTGACTACGCCCACAGCCCGGAGGAACTTCAGGAGTGGAACGACAGACGTGATTTTCTTCGACAGAAGCTGGCCAAGGCCAGAGAAGATATGCTCGTCATGCCTGATGATTTTGACTTTGGAAATTACAACTTTCTACTTCAGGACTGA
- the LOC131475327 gene encoding zinc finger CCCH domain-containing protein 7B-like isoform X2, with product MLHRRAAGGAWTGNVDSMDPARLKRKQEIGKALAFIQSSLAYPEPEHYQDFLTHLVRNLLDEGNVFFKDGEWEQAVRQFTEGLNVSHYAMEEAILIPEALLESLYVNRATAFHSMGEYDRGVQDCDQALALCKESHRALYRKALCLKELGRYKEAYNCTTDCLLITRLDKDVNELAQELAVHLGLKNRKPYISTTDHVHVTRGVTNRNTTTDANKVSDANLGNGINPLSSLAPVSFPSKPESTIPSISRSCHQPAVPSVPHRVDIVEDSELMGDDLDSLLDCFSTQQETTETHHTDATLSDPGRTSADTHTVPAILPAPTPQLPPAFFNSAISQLNSLDSFSGGGHSTTTAALDILDDSSTLQGLDVLDDFAGVDAAVPNVGLTSTALETLNGLDCLDEFLDTTPIAAATEEVNKIKTDLDVKNKCLSDSLDDIEPVFNLAAHSSDVLVFGVKAVVQLDSLDVLDSFCSVKDVGAVLPGVIGGTGLDSLSDFSTPGSHTAVAPVAHSPKNNYKEKKTKAGAAGSNPMSSTHEFLQACSLCFPREGQGIYSYVHKPDLVHSCERDILLCRRKEGHPSEWTRVRPIPPCTSFKGPFVLCRELLSSGDLGVCKYGENCTFAYNQLEIDIWTEERIGRLDRNLLFETTAVKLDPTNSIIRLLQEHKGTFIFLCQECYDNKPRIISKRCRDNRTVCSNLDARHTFDANKCLAFVVRTHNVNYRKVRPLSVLCHLDLCYKAMRYGCQREDNCHHAHSIIELKTWRVQQDTGISPEEIVKVAIQHYEKQEQNSSKQKCNRLFLGSGNSKQKGGGGGGARKSLNMKLKLACAQCWRDGQISEADKALKYCTAKARHTWTKDRRVLLVWSLERSKWLPVRPLPHAKNFPFHYDMCGQILAKKKCNFTGNCTFAHSQEEREMWTYMKNNNLPEIQQVYDMWLTTSTQNRHADEATLTQPIPEEKYIVMPTDYAELMSGFHCRLCGRHSNSERQWQQHISTEKHKARVFSCEGEDEALTWSYRFPGKYFELCPKMNGRCPDGVSCDYAHSPEELQEWNDRRDFLRQKLAKAREDMLVMPDDFDFGNYNFLLQD from the exons ATGCTGCACCGACGTGCCGCCGGAGGAGCGTGGACAGGCAATGTTGACAG CATGGACCCTGCCAGACTCAAACGCAAGCAGGAGATAGGCAAAGCTCTTGCGTTTATACA GTCTTCCCTGGCTTATCCAGAGCCGGAGCACTACCAG GATTTCCTGACCCACTTGGTGCGCAACCTGCTTGATGAGGGCAACGTCTTTTTCAAAGATGGAGAGTGGGAGCAGGCAGTGAGACAGTTCACCGAAGGCCTGAACGTCTCGCACTACGCTATGGAGGAAGCCATCCTCATCCCAGAGGCTTTGCTGGAGAGCCTTTATGTCAACCGGGCTACTGCTTTCCACAGCATG GGGGAATATGATCGTGGCGTGCAGGACTGTGACCAAGCTCTTGCGTTGTGTAAGGAAAGCCACAGAGCTCTGTACAGGAAGGCACTCTGTTTGAAGGAGCTTGGGAGGTACAAGGAAGCCTACAACTGCACCACAGACTGTCTCCTTATCACTCGACtg GACAAAGATGTGAATGAGCTGGCACAGGAGCTCGCCGTCCACCTGGGACTTAAGAACAGAAAGCCATATATCAGCACTACT GACCATGTACATGTGACGAGAGGTGTCACCAACAGAAACACGACCACTGACGCTAACAAG GTGTCTGATGCTAATTTAGGAAATGGTATCAATCCTCTGAGCAGCCTTGCACCAG TCAGCTTTCCCAGCAAGCCTGAGTCCACCATTCCCTCCATATCTCGCAGCTGCCACCAACCCGCTGTCCCCTCAGTGCCTCACAGAGTGGACATTGTGGAAGACTCTGAGCTGATGGGAGATGACTTGGACAGCCTGCTTGACTGCTTTTCCACCCAACAGGAGACAACTGAG ACTCACCACACTGACGCAACGCTCTCAGATCCCGGCAGAACAtccgctgacacacacacagttcctgcGATCCTGCCTGCTCCAACACCACAGCTCCCCCCGGCCTTCTTTAACTCAGCCATCAGCCAGCTCAACTCCCTGGATTCTTTTTCAGGTGGCGGCCATAGCACCACCACAGCAGCACTGGACATCCTGGACGACAGCTCAACCTTGCAGGGACTGGACGTCTTAGACGACTTTGCTGGAGTCGATGCAGCTGTGCCAAATGTGGGACTGACCTCTACGGCACTGGAAACCCTCAATGGCCTTGATTGTCTTGACGAATTTTTGGATACAACGCCCATTGCTGCTGCTACTGAGGAAGTgaataaaatcaaaacagaCTTGGATGTGAAGAACAAGTGCCTTAGTGATTCACTCGATGACATAGAGCCTGTGTTTAATCTGGCTGCTCATAGTAGTGATGTCTTAGTGTTTGGTGTAAAAGCAGTGGTCCAGCTTGACTCCCTCGATGTCCTCGACTCGTTTTGCTCAGTGAAAGATGTTGGGGCGGTTTTACCAGGTGTCATTGGAGGAACAGGCCTGGACTCGCTCTCTGATTTCAGCACGCCTG GCTCTCACACAGCTGTAGCCCCAGTTGCACATTCTCCAAAGAATAACTATAAA gagaagaaaaccAAAGCAGGGGCAGCAGGTTCTAACCCTATGTCCTCCACCCACGAGTTCCTGCAGGCCTGCTCGCTCTGTTTCCCTCGAGAAG gTCAAGGGATCTATTCATACGTTCACAAACCAGACCTGGTTCACAGCTGCGAGCGAGACATTCTGTTATGTAGACGAAAGGAAGGTCATCCTTCAGAGTGGACCCGAGTGAGACCAATTCCTCCTTGCACATCCTTTAAAGGGCCCTTTGTCCTTTGCCGGG AGCTGCTGAGTTCGGGGGATTTGGGTGTGTGCAAGTATGGAGAGAATTGTACATTTGCCTACAACCAGCTGGAGATCGACATTTGGACAGAAGAGCGTATAGGGAGGCTGGACAGAAACCTTTTGTTTGAAACAACAGCTGTCAAACTGGATCCCACAAACAGCATCATACGCCTTCTTCAGGAACACAAGGGCACATTCATCTTCCTCTGTCAG gAGTGTTACGACAATAAACCTAGAATCATCAGTAAACGCTGCAGAGACAATCGCACTGTCTGCTCTAACCTGGATGCTCGTCACACTTTTGATGCCAATAA ATGCTTGGCTTTCGTGGTGAGGACCCACAATGTGAACTACAGGAAGGTCCGTCCACTGAGTGTCCTGTGTCATTTGGATTTGTGCTACAAAGCCATGCGGTACGGCTGCCAGAGAGAAGACAACTGCCACCATGCCCACTCCATCATAGAGCTCAAAACATGGAGAGTGCAGCAAGACACAG GTATTAGCCCTGAGGAAATCGTGAAAGTAGCCATACAGCATTACGAGAAGCAGGAGCAAAACTCAAGCAAGCAGAAGTGCAATAGA TTGTTTTTGGGAAGTGGAAATAGCAaacagaaaggaggaggaggtggaggagccaGAAAAAGTCTGAACATGAAGTTGAAGCTGGCATGTGCCCAGTGCTGGCGGGATGGCCAGATCAGTGAAGCAGATAAAGCCCTCAAGTACTGCACTGCTAAGGCCAGGCATac gtggACTAAAGACAGACGTGTGCTGCTGGTTTGGTCTTTAGAGAGAAGCAAATGGCTTCCTGTGCGGCCATTGCCTCATGCAAAGAACTTCCCTTTCCATTATGAT atgtGTGGCCAGATTTTagcaaaaaagaaatgtaacttCACTGGGAACTGCACCTTTGCTCACAgccaagaggagagagagatgtggaCGTATATGAAGAATAATAACT TGCCAGAAATCCAGCAGGTTTATGACATGTGGCTGACAACATCCACTCAAAACCGTCATGCAGATGAAGCCACACTCACCCAGCCCATCCCAGAAGAGAAATATATTGTCATGCCAACTGACTATGCTGAACTGATG AGTGGATTCCACTGCCGTCTGTGTGGCAGACACAGTAACAGTGAgcggcagtggcagcagcacatCTCCACTGAGAAGCACAAGGCAAGAGTGTTCAGCTGTGAAGGAGAAGATGAGGCCCTGACATGGAGCTACCGCTTCCCTGGAAAATACTTTGAACTCTGCCCCAA GATGAACGGCCGCTGTCCGGACGGCGTGAGCTGTGACTACGCCCACAGCCCGGAGGAACTTCAGGAGTGGAACGACAGACGTGATTTTCTTCGACAGAAGCTGGCCAAGGCCAGAGAAGATATGCTCGTCATGCCTGATGATTTTGACTTTGGAAATTACAACTTTCTACTTCAGGACTGA
- the LOC131475327 gene encoding zinc finger CCCH domain-containing protein 7B-like isoform X3, translated as MDPARLKRKQEIGKALAFIQSSLAYPEPEHYQDFLTHLVRNLLDEGNVFFKDGEWEQAVRQFTEGLNVSHYAMEEAILIPEALLESLYVNRATAFHSMGEYDRGVQDCDQALALCKESHRALYRKALCLKELGRYKEAYNCTTDCLLITRLDDRFTEGERVIMEDKDVNELAQELAVHLGLKNRKPYISTTDHVHVTRGVTNRNTTTDANKVSDANLGNGINPLSSLAPVSFPSKPESTIPSISRSCHQPAVPSVPHRVDIVEDSELMGDDLDSLLDCFSTQQETTETHHTDATLSDPGRTSADTHTVPAILPAPTPQLPPAFFNSAISQLNSLDSFSGGGHSTTTAALDILDDSSTLQGLDVLDDFAGVDAAVPNVGLTSTALETLNGLDCLDEFLDTTPIAAATEEVNKIKTDLDVKNKCLSDSLDDIEPVFNLAAHSSDVLVFGVKAVVQLDSLDVLDSFCSVKDVGAVLPGVIGGTGLDSLSDFSTPGSHTAVAPVAHSPKNNYKEKKTKAGAAGSNPMSSTHEFLQACSLCFPREGQGIYSYVHKPDLVHSCERDILLCRRKEGHPSEWTRVRPIPPCTSFKGPFVLCRELLSSGDLGVCKYGENCTFAYNQLEIDIWTEERIGRLDRNLLFETTAVKLDPTNSIIRLLQEHKGTFIFLCQECYDNKPRIISKRCRDNRTVCSNLDARHTFDANKCLAFVVRTHNVNYRKVRPLSVLCHLDLCYKAMRYGCQREDNCHHAHSIIELKTWRVQQDTGISPEEIVKVAIQHYEKQEQNSSKQKCNRLFLGSGNSKQKGGGGGGARKSLNMKLKLACAQCWRDGQISEADKALKYCTAKARHTWTKDRRVLLVWSLERSKWLPVRPLPHAKNFPFHYDMCGQILAKKKCNFTGNCTFAHSQEEREMWTYMKNNNLPEIQQVYDMWLTTSTQNRHADEATLTQPIPEEKYIVMPTDYAELMSGFHCRLCGRHSNSERQWQQHISTEKHKARVFSCEGEDEALTWSYRFPGKYFELCPKMNGRCPDGVSCDYAHSPEELQEWNDRRDFLRQKLAKAREDMLVMPDDFDFGNYNFLLQD; from the exons ATGGACCCTGCCAGACTCAAACGCAAGCAGGAGATAGGCAAAGCTCTTGCGTTTATACA GTCTTCCCTGGCTTATCCAGAGCCGGAGCACTACCAG GATTTCCTGACCCACTTGGTGCGCAACCTGCTTGATGAGGGCAACGTCTTTTTCAAAGATGGAGAGTGGGAGCAGGCAGTGAGACAGTTCACCGAAGGCCTGAACGTCTCGCACTACGCTATGGAGGAAGCCATCCTCATCCCAGAGGCTTTGCTGGAGAGCCTTTATGTCAACCGGGCTACTGCTTTCCACAGCATG GGGGAATATGATCGTGGCGTGCAGGACTGTGACCAAGCTCTTGCGTTGTGTAAGGAAAGCCACAGAGCTCTGTACAGGAAGGCACTCTGTTTGAAGGAGCTTGGGAGGTACAAGGAAGCCTACAACTGCACCACAGACTGTCTCCTTATCACTCGACtg GATGACCGCTTCACTGAGGGAGAGCGTGTGATAATGG AGGACAAAGATGTGAATGAGCTGGCACAGGAGCTCGCCGTCCACCTGGGACTTAAGAACAGAAAGCCATATATCAGCACTACT GACCATGTACATGTGACGAGAGGTGTCACCAACAGAAACACGACCACTGACGCTAACAAG GTGTCTGATGCTAATTTAGGAAATGGTATCAATCCTCTGAGCAGCCTTGCACCAG TCAGCTTTCCCAGCAAGCCTGAGTCCACCATTCCCTCCATATCTCGCAGCTGCCACCAACCCGCTGTCCCCTCAGTGCCTCACAGAGTGGACATTGTGGAAGACTCTGAGCTGATGGGAGATGACTTGGACAGCCTGCTTGACTGCTTTTCCACCCAACAGGAGACAACTGAG ACTCACCACACTGACGCAACGCTCTCAGATCCCGGCAGAACAtccgctgacacacacacagttcctgcGATCCTGCCTGCTCCAACACCACAGCTCCCCCCGGCCTTCTTTAACTCAGCCATCAGCCAGCTCAACTCCCTGGATTCTTTTTCAGGTGGCGGCCATAGCACCACCACAGCAGCACTGGACATCCTGGACGACAGCTCAACCTTGCAGGGACTGGACGTCTTAGACGACTTTGCTGGAGTCGATGCAGCTGTGCCAAATGTGGGACTGACCTCTACGGCACTGGAAACCCTCAATGGCCTTGATTGTCTTGACGAATTTTTGGATACAACGCCCATTGCTGCTGCTACTGAGGAAGTgaataaaatcaaaacagaCTTGGATGTGAAGAACAAGTGCCTTAGTGATTCACTCGATGACATAGAGCCTGTGTTTAATCTGGCTGCTCATAGTAGTGATGTCTTAGTGTTTGGTGTAAAAGCAGTGGTCCAGCTTGACTCCCTCGATGTCCTCGACTCGTTTTGCTCAGTGAAAGATGTTGGGGCGGTTTTACCAGGTGTCATTGGAGGAACAGGCCTGGACTCGCTCTCTGATTTCAGCACGCCTG GCTCTCACACAGCTGTAGCCCCAGTTGCACATTCTCCAAAGAATAACTATAAA gagaagaaaaccAAAGCAGGGGCAGCAGGTTCTAACCCTATGTCCTCCACCCACGAGTTCCTGCAGGCCTGCTCGCTCTGTTTCCCTCGAGAAG gTCAAGGGATCTATTCATACGTTCACAAACCAGACCTGGTTCACAGCTGCGAGCGAGACATTCTGTTATGTAGACGAAAGGAAGGTCATCCTTCAGAGTGGACCCGAGTGAGACCAATTCCTCCTTGCACATCCTTTAAAGGGCCCTTTGTCCTTTGCCGGG AGCTGCTGAGTTCGGGGGATTTGGGTGTGTGCAAGTATGGAGAGAATTGTACATTTGCCTACAACCAGCTGGAGATCGACATTTGGACAGAAGAGCGTATAGGGAGGCTGGACAGAAACCTTTTGTTTGAAACAACAGCTGTCAAACTGGATCCCACAAACAGCATCATACGCCTTCTTCAGGAACACAAGGGCACATTCATCTTCCTCTGTCAG gAGTGTTACGACAATAAACCTAGAATCATCAGTAAACGCTGCAGAGACAATCGCACTGTCTGCTCTAACCTGGATGCTCGTCACACTTTTGATGCCAATAA ATGCTTGGCTTTCGTGGTGAGGACCCACAATGTGAACTACAGGAAGGTCCGTCCACTGAGTGTCCTGTGTCATTTGGATTTGTGCTACAAAGCCATGCGGTACGGCTGCCAGAGAGAAGACAACTGCCACCATGCCCACTCCATCATAGAGCTCAAAACATGGAGAGTGCAGCAAGACACAG GTATTAGCCCTGAGGAAATCGTGAAAGTAGCCATACAGCATTACGAGAAGCAGGAGCAAAACTCAAGCAAGCAGAAGTGCAATAGA TTGTTTTTGGGAAGTGGAAATAGCAaacagaaaggaggaggaggtggaggagccaGAAAAAGTCTGAACATGAAGTTGAAGCTGGCATGTGCCCAGTGCTGGCGGGATGGCCAGATCAGTGAAGCAGATAAAGCCCTCAAGTACTGCACTGCTAAGGCCAGGCATac gtggACTAAAGACAGACGTGTGCTGCTGGTTTGGTCTTTAGAGAGAAGCAAATGGCTTCCTGTGCGGCCATTGCCTCATGCAAAGAACTTCCCTTTCCATTATGAT atgtGTGGCCAGATTTTagcaaaaaagaaatgtaacttCACTGGGAACTGCACCTTTGCTCACAgccaagaggagagagagatgtggaCGTATATGAAGAATAATAACT TGCCAGAAATCCAGCAGGTTTATGACATGTGGCTGACAACATCCACTCAAAACCGTCATGCAGATGAAGCCACACTCACCCAGCCCATCCCAGAAGAGAAATATATTGTCATGCCAACTGACTATGCTGAACTGATG AGTGGATTCCACTGCCGTCTGTGTGGCAGACACAGTAACAGTGAgcggcagtggcagcagcacatCTCCACTGAGAAGCACAAGGCAAGAGTGTTCAGCTGTGAAGGAGAAGATGAGGCCCTGACATGGAGCTACCGCTTCCCTGGAAAATACTTTGAACTCTGCCCCAA GATGAACGGCCGCTGTCCGGACGGCGTGAGCTGTGACTACGCCCACAGCCCGGAGGAACTTCAGGAGTGGAACGACAGACGTGATTTTCTTCGACAGAAGCTGGCCAAGGCCAGAGAAGATATGCTCGTCATGCCTGATGATTTTGACTTTGGAAATTACAACTTTCTACTTCAGGACTGA